The window ATCACCTCAACGAACAGCTGCTGAAACTCTGGGATACGACCGGCAAGACCATCTGCTTCGTCACCCATTCCATTCCCGAAGCGGTCTATCTCTCGACCAAGATCGTCGTCATGTCGCCGCGGCCGGGCCGGGTGACGGATGTGATCACATCCACCCTTCCACGGGAAAGGCCGCTCGAGATTCGCGAGACACCGGAATTTCTGGCGATTGCGCATCGGGTACGTGAGGGGCTGAAGGCGGGGCATAGCTATGAGGGGTGAGGTCATCGCAAGCTTCACCCCCCTCTGCCCTGCCGGGCATCTCCCCCTCAAGGGGGGAGATCGGCAGGAGGCCCTAACATCGCTCCATTCGCAAACGTTGAGATGGGCGAGACCCAACCACGAGTCGATCTCCCCCCTTGAGGGGGAGATGTCCGGCAGGACAGAGGGGGGTAAGCCGCACCCTCGGAGTGAGCGGCGGAGCGAAAACCCATGACCCTCCTCCGCCACCGCATCCTCCCCATCCTCACCGTCCTCCTCGCCATCCTCATCCTCTGGCACCTCGCGGTCGTCTACCTCAACATGCCCTTCGCCCGCGATCAGGCCACCCGCGCCGGTCAAACGCCGGGCTTCTTCGAACTCCTGCCGCAAACCTTCGCGCAGGAGCGGCCGGTTCTCCCCGCCCCGCACCAGATTGCCGCCGAACTGTGGGACACCACGGTCAACAAGGCCATCACCTCCAAGCGCAGCCTCATCTATCACGCCGGCGTCACGCTCTCGGCCACCCTGCTCGGTTTCGCCATCGGTGCTGCGCTCGGCATCCTGCTTGCCGTCGCCATCGTGCATAACCGCGCCATGGACCGCTCCGTCATGCCGTGGATCATCGCCAGCCAGACGATCCCGATCCTCGCCGTCGCACCGATGATCATCGTCGTCCTGAACTCCATCGGCATTTCCGGGCTGCTGCCGAAGGCGCTGATCTCCACCTATCTTTCCTTCTTCCCCATTGTCGTCGGCATGGTGAAGGGTCTCAGAAGCCCGGAGACGATCCAGCTGGACCTGATGCACACCTATAATGCCTCACCCGGCCAGATATTCTGGAAGCTGCGCTGGCCTTCGGCTCTGCCCTATCTCTTCACCTCGCTGAAGATCGCCGTCGCCATCGCATTGGTCGGCGCCATCGTCGGTGAATTGCCGACGGGTGCCGTTGCCGGGCTCGGCGCGCGCCTGCTTTCCGGTTCCTATTACGGCCAGACGGTGCAGATATGGGCGGCGCTGTTCATGGCCGCCGGTGTGGCTGCCCTTCTCGTATCCATCATCGGCATCGCCCATGCCGCCGTCCTCAAGAGAATGGGAGCCCGGCCATGACCCATCCCGGCTGGTTTTTCGGCGCGATCCTGTTCTGGCTTGCCGCCTGGGCCTTCAACGAATGGCTGGTGCGCCGCCACGTCTCCACGCCAGCGGCAAAGCGTATTGGCCGCATCGCCGTGCCTTTTCTCTTCGGACTGGCGATCCTCGCGCTTTGGGAAGGCGTGGTGCGCGGTTTTTCCGTGCCGCCCATCCTGCTGCCGGCCCCAAGCGCCATCCTCGCACGGCTCGCCAGCTCCCTGCCGATCCTCTGGGCGGATTTCCGCCAGACCTTCATCAAATCGGTACTGACGGGTTATGTGCTCGGCTGCGGCCTCGGCTTTGCCGTCGCCATTCTCATCGACCGCTCGCCTTTCCTCCAGCGCGGGCTGCTACCCATCGGCAATTTCGTCTCGGCTCTGCCTGTTGTCGGCATCGCGCCGATCATGGTCATGTGGTTCGGCTTTGACTGGCAGTCGAAAGTCGCCGTCGTCGTCATCATGACCTTCTTCCCCATGCTGGTGAACACGGTGCAGGGGCTTGCCGCTTCCAGCCACATGGAACGCGACCTGATGCGCACCTATGCCGCCGGCTGGTGGCAGACATTGCTGAAACTGCGCCTGCCCGCCGCCTGGCCTTTCATCTTCAACGCGCTGAAGATCAATTCCACGCTGGCGCTGATCGGCGCCATCGTCGCGGAATTCTTCGGCACACCCATCGTCGGCATGGGTTTCCGCATCTCGGCGGAAATGGGCCGCAGCAATGTCGATATGGTCTGGGCCGAAATCGCGGTCGCCGCGCTCGCCGGCTCCGGCTTTTATGGTCTCGTGGCGCTCGCAGAGCGGGCCGTCACTTTCTGGCATCCGTCCGTCCGTGGGGGACGAACGTAATAACGAAAAAGGGAACAGCGATGAAAATGAAACTTGCATCCATGCTTCTTGCCGGCGCGTCACTCCTGACCGCATTCGGAGCGCAGGCCGCCGACAAGATTACCCTTCAACTCAAATGGGTCACCCAGGCGCAGTTCGCCGGATATTACGTCGCCAAGGACAAGGGTTTCTATGAAGCCGAAGGCCTCGATGTCGATATCAAGCCCGGCGGCCCGGACATTGCGCCCGCGCAGGTTCTGGCCGGCGGCGGCGCTGACGTCATCGTCGACTGGATGCCATCCGCACTCGCCACCCGCGAAAAGGGCGTGCCGCTGGTCAATATCGCCCAGCCGTTCAAATCGTCAGGCATGATGCTGACCTGCCTGAAAGAAACCGGCATCACCAAGCCGGAAGATTTCAAGGGCAAGACGCTGGGCGTCTGGTTCTTCGGCAATGAATATCCGTTCCTGTCCTGGATGGCGCATCTGAAAATCCCGACCACCGGCGGCGCCGATGGCGTGACTGTTCTCAAACAGGGCTTCAATGTCGATCCGCTGCTGCAGAAACAGGCCGCCTGCATTTCCACCATGACCTATAATGAATATTGGCAGGTCATCGATGCCGGCATCAAGCCGGAGGAACTCGTCACCTTCAAATACGAGGCGGAAGGCGTGGCGACGCTGGAAGACGGGCTTTACGTTCTGGAAGACAAGCTGAAGGACGCCAAGTTCAAGGAAGACATGGTCAAATTCGTCCGCGCTTCCATGAAGGGCTGGAAATGGGCGGAAGAAAACCCTGATGATGCCGCCGGCATCGTGCTGGAAAACGACGCCTCCGGCGCCCAGACCGAAAAACACCAGAAGCGCATGATGGGCGAAGTGGCAAAACTGACCGCCGGCTCGAAGGGCGCGCTCGACAAGGCGGACTATGACCGTACCGTCAAGACGCTGCTGGGCGGCGGTTCCGATCCGGTCATCACCAAGGAACCCTCCGGCGCCTTCACCACCGAAATTACCGATGCGGCGCTGAAATAGTAAAATCGAACCCGAACGCATGGAACGCGCGGGGCCGTCCGCGCGTTTCTTTTTTTCGCTGGTGACGTATTTGACGAATTACAATATCCCGACCTATACAAAAATGTATATCAAGCATCGCGGCTATGCGGATTGATTTGTACGACAACAACAATTAGAGTCCCGCCCACAAGACTGCCAAATTTGATCTTGTAAGAAAAGCACGACGGCAAAGTGCTGAAGATTCGCGTTGAGGGGCGTTCGAATCGGGAGGATCGAAAAGGAAGTATTGTGATCCCTTGTTTCACATTCGTTTCAGCATGACCTTCTAATATACGCCGAGAGGCTGCAGGACATGCGATCGAATATTGCGCGAGCCAAGACACATGCAGCATAAAGTCACGTTTAACCGCTTTGTATTCCTTCTTCTTTCCGCAACGGCCCTGCCCTTTTCGGCAGCAGCCGAAGGGGAGACGCAGGCACCGGTCAAACAGCAGAACCTCCCCTCGATCATCGTCGCACATGCCGCAAAACGCGATCTTGTGGACCGCATCATCGCCACCGGCACGATCCGCCCCGTGGACGAGATTTACGTCCAGCCGCTGGTTGACGGCCTGTCGATCGACACGCTGAACGCCGATATCGGCGACCGGGTGGAGGCGAATGCCGTTCTGGCCGTGCTGTCCTCCGATAGTCTTGTCCTGCAAAAGAGCCAGCTAGAAGCCAACAAGGCCAAGGCCGAAGCCTCCGTCACCCAGTCCAAGGCGCAGGTGCTGGAAGCGCAGGCCAATCTGGCCGACGCCCTTCGCCAGCGCGACCGCGCCGCAAAGCTCGGCCAGAGCGGTTCGGGTTCCGTCTCCGAGACGGAAAAAACCGAAGCCGCCGCTCAAGTTGCGCAGGCCCGCCTCGATGCGGCCAAGCAGGCCGTTTCCGCCGGCGAAGCCGACATCAAGGTCGTTGACGCGCAGATCGACGACATCGATCTGAAGCTGACGCGGACGGGTGTTAAAACCCCCGTCACCGGCATCGTATCGGCCAAGAACGCCAAGGTTGGCGCCATTGCCAGCGGCGCGGGCAACCCGCTTTTCACCGTCATCAAGGATGGCGCGATCGAACTCGTCGCCGATCTTTCCGAGACGGATATCCTCAAGGTCAAGACCGGTCAGAAAGCCTATTTGACGGTTGCCGGCGGAGCTGAGAAAATAGAGGGCAAGGTGCGCCTCGTTTCACCCACCGTCGATCCGACGACGCGCCTCGGCTCCGTACATGTGGTGCTGCCGGAAAACAGCCCGGCGCGATCAGGCATGTATGCCAGCGCGGAAATAGTCGTCGAGCAGACGAACGCGCTCGCATTGCCGCTATCGGCCGTCACCTCCGGACGCGAAGGCTCGACCACCCGCAAGGTGGAAGGCGACGTCGTCAAGCAGGTGAAGATCGAGACCGGCATAGAGGACGGCGGTTTTATCGAGATTGTCAGCGGGCTTGCCGCTGGTGACAAGGTTGTCGAGAAAGCTGGAGCATTCGTGCGTGATGGCGACCGGATAAGACCGGTTGAAGCCCAGACGGCTGCGTCCAACTGACTGAGGGAATGAGATGAACTTTTCCGCATGGTCAATCCGTAACCCGATTGCGCCGCTGCTTGGCTTCGCGCTTTTGATGGTCCTTGGCATGCAGGCCTTCAACGCCCTGCCAATCACCCGCTTTCCCAATATCGACGTCCCCGTCGTCGCCGTCACCGTGACCCAGAGCGGCGCTTCGCCCTCCGAGCTCGAGATGCAGGTGACGAAGGAGATCGAGGACGCCGTCGCCGCCATCAGTGGCGTCGACGAAATCCAGTCGACCGTCACCGACGGACAATCGCTTACCACCGTCGTCTTCCGCATCGAGAAGCCGACGGAAGAGGCCGTTCAGGACACCAAGGACGCCATCGACAAGATCCGTAGCGATCTGCCCGCCGATATCGAGGTGCCTGTTGTCAGCAAGATCGACGTCGAAGGACAGGCAATCCAGACATTTGCCGTCTCCTCGCCGAACATGACGCTGGAAGAGCTGTCCTGGTTCGTGGATGACACGATCAAGCGCTCGCTCCAGGGCCAGTCCGGCATCGGCAAGGTCGACCGTTACGGCGGCGCGGACCGCGAGGTGCGCGTTTCGCTCAGCCCCGAAAAGCTCGACGCTTACGGCATCACCGCCACCGAGGTGAACAGCCAGCTGCGCGGCACCAACATCGATCTCGGTTCCGGCCGTGGCCAGGTTGGCGGCAACGAGCAGACGATCCGCACGCTCGGCGATACGCGTGACGTGATGCAGCTCGCAAACACCACCATCGCGCTCTCCAACGGCCGCTTCGTGAAGCTCTCCGAGCTTGGCACGGTCAAGGACACCTATGAGGAGCAGAAGTCCTTCTCGCGCTTCAACGGCAACCCCGCCGTCACCTTCGCGGTATTCCGCTCCAAGGGTGCAAGCGAGGTTTCGGTGGCCGAAACCGTGGCGGAAAGCCTGGATCAGGTCCGCAAGGATCATCCCGACGTGTCGATAGAAATGGTCGACGACGCCGTCTATTTCACCTATGGCAACTATAAGGCGGCGCTCGATACGCTGATCGAAGGCGCGATCCTCGCCGTCATCGTGGTCCTGCTCTTCCTCAGGAACTGGCGCGCGACCCTGATCGCCGCCGTCGCCCTGCCGCTCTCCGCGATCCCGACCTTCTGGATCATGGACCTGATGGGGTTCTCGCTCAACCTCGTCAGTTTCCTGGCGCTGACGCTCGCCACGGGTATTCTCGTGGATGACGCCATCGTGGAAATCGAGAACATCGCCCGCCATATCAAGATGGGCAAGACGCCCTATCGGGCGGCACTCGAAGCGGCGGATGAAATCGGCCTCGCCGTCATCGCCACCAGCTTCACCATCATCGCCGTCTTTGTGCCTGTCTCGTTCATGCCCGGCATTCCCGGCCAATACTTCATCCAGTTCGGCCTGACGGTCGCCTTCTCGGTGTTCTTCTCGCTGGCGGTGGCCCGCCTCATCACACCGCTGATGGCGGCCTATCTGATGCGCGCCGAAGACGCGATGGACGACCACGCCGACAATGACGGCTGGCTGATGAAATCCTATACACGCATGGTTTCCGCCACCACCCGCAAGTGGTGGGCGCGATACCTGACGCTCATCGGCGCCATCGGCTTTCTGGTCGCATCCGTCTATCTTCTGAGCCAGGTGCCGGGCAGCTTCCTGCCGCCGGACGATGCTTCCCGCGTAACGCTTTCGGTGGAACTGCCGCCCAATGCGACGCTGGACGAAACCGACCGCACGACGACCGAAATCTTCCATGCCATCCGCGATATTGACGGTGTGGAAAGTGTCTTCATCCTCGGCGGCGCTTCGCCCAAGGGCGATCTGGAGCTTCGCCGCGCCACGGTCAACGTCATCCTTCAGCATATCGATCACTCGCTGCTGAAGACATTGGTCAACAAGGGTCTCGGCTCCCTTCCGCTCATCGGCCAATATCTGCCGAAAGTGGAAGAAAAGGGCCGCCTCCGTCCGCAATGGGATGTGGAGCGAGATATTTTCGCCAAGGTCCGCACCATCCCGGATGTGCGCATCATCAAGCTGAATGACCGCGCGGAGCGTGAACTGAGCTTCAACTTCCTCTCGTCGAACGAAAAGGATCTGAACGACGCCGTCGGTGTGCTCGAAAGCCGCCTGCGCGCTTCGCCGATCCTTGCCAATGTCAGCTCGGAAGGCGCCCTGCCCCGTCCGGAACTGCAGATCCGCCCGCGTAAGGATGAAATCGCCCGCCTCGGCATTACGCCACAGCAGATTTCGCAGACCGTGCGTGTCGCCACCATCGGCGATATCGACGCGCAGCTGACGAAGATTTCGCTGGATGACCGGCAGATCCCGATCCGCGTGCAGGCATCGCTCGATACCCGCCGCGACCTCGCCACCATCCGCGCGCTGAAGATCAAGACCGCCTCCGGGTCGCTGGTGCCGCTCTATAGCGTCGCCGATATCGACTATTCGGAAGGTCCAAGCTCGATCAAGCGCAACGACCGCAACCGCGTCGTCTCCATCGGCTCCGACGTGCCCTTCGGCACGGCGCTCGATACATCGACGGCCGAGTTCAAGCGCATCGTGGCGGAAACCGATCTGCCGGCAAGCGTTCGCCTTGCCGAAAGCGGCGACGCCAAGGTGCAGGGCGAAATGCAGCAGGGCTTCGTCAACGCCATGCTGCTTGGGCTGATGCTGGTGCTGGTGGTGCTCATCCTGCTGTTCAAGGATGTCATCCAGCCCTTCACCATCCTGTTCTCGCTGCCGCTTGCCATCGGCGGCGTGGCAGTCGCGCTCATCATCACACAGAACGCGCTGTCGATGCCCGTTCTCATCGGCATCCTGATGCTGATGGGCATCGTGACGAAGAACGCCATCCTGCTCGTGGACTTCGCCATCGAAATGCGCCGCCACGGCATGGAACGGGTGCATGCCATGGTCGAGGCCGGCCGCAAGCGCGCCCGCCCGATCATCATGACCTCCATCGCCATGTCGGCGGGCATGTTGCCCTCCGCGCTCGGCGTCGGCGAAGGCGGTTCGTTCCGCGCGCCGATGGCGATTGCGGTGATCGGCGGCATCATCGTCTCGACGGTGCTGTCGCTCATCGTGGTGCCCGCCTTCTTCCTGATCATGGACGACTTTTCGCGCCTGCTTGCCCACCTCTTCGGCCGCTTCTTCGGCAAGAAGGAAGAGGAGGAAGAGGCCCTCTCCAACGAGAAACTCTCGGAGATCGCCCGCGAAAACAGCCTGGCGCTCTCCTCGCTCGAGGCCCGGGTCGCCAGCATGGAAAAGGGCACCGGCGACAAGACCGCAGACAAGGGCAGCAACATATTGCGGCTGCCGCCGCTCGCTGCGGAGTGAAGCTTGCAGAATAACGATTGAGACGCCGGGCCCTGTGCCCGGCGTTTTCTTTTGGGGAGTTTAAAGGGCAAAACGTCGCCGCTTGTTTCTTCTCCCCGCCGGGGAGAAGGTGGCCCGAAGGGTCGGATGAGGGGGTTAGCTCTCCGCATATCTCTACCCTCGCCCCCTCATCCCGCTGCCGCGACCTTCTCCCCCTCGGGGAGAAGAAATATGTGGCGCTCACCCGCTCCATATTTTCCCCTGTGCATCGAAGCACGAATAGCCCAGTCATTTCCCCCTTAACGACTGCAAACCCATTTGATCGAAATCAATTCGCTTTTCAGGTGAACTGCTAATCTCCTTCGCATCGGGAGTTGCCGGTCGAAGGATAATGCGATGAGCTCTTTTCAGATAGGCGTGAGGGAAAAGGAACATCCCCGGTTTCGTATCGCTTCGGACAGCCCGGCAAAAGGTTTGAGCGGGAGCCGGATGGACGTGAACAAGACCGTGAAGCTGAGCAACAGGGACAGGAACATTCTGCTGCGCGCCCCCCTGATCGGGATAGCGGATGACGCGGCTGCATTGAAGCTGATGGAGGCGGCCAGCGTCATCAATGTGAACGCCCGCCACGTACTCTTCAAGGAAGGCGAGACGGCGCAATATTTCTACTGCGTTCTATCAGGTTATGTCAGGCTCTACCGGCTGGACCGGCACGGGCGCGAGGCGGATGTGCGTGTCAGCGGCCCGGGCGAAACCTTCAATGAATGCCTGATCTTCGGCAGCGACAGCTATCGTTACAGCGCGCAGGCGGCGGAAAACTGCACCGTGGCGCGTTTCGAACTGACAAGAATCCGCAGCCTGATCGATCAGGAGCCGGCAATCGCCAAGGCCGTCATGCGCTGCCTGTCCAACAGCCTGCTCGGAACCATGGATTGCATCGCCAATGACCGGCTGCAGACAGCGCCGCAGCGTGTCGCCCATTACCTCATCAATCAGGGCCCACGCGACGCGACATCCTTTTCACTGCGGTTGCCGTTTCAGAAAAGCCTGCTCGCCGGCAAGCTCGGCCTTGCGCCGGAAGCCCTCTCGCGCGCCTTCTCGACCTTGAAAAAAGCCGGGGTCACCGTGCGCGGCCGCATCGTCCAGGTCAATGATGTCGCGGCGCTGAAACAGATATGAAGCCAATACCGGGGGAAGGACGAGGACGGGACACCTGCCGGTATCCCGTCCTCGAATTTTCCTGCACCCGGATATCAGATCGGCTGTGGCACGAAGCGAAAACGATCGCCCTCTCGCTCAACACGGAAAAATCCGCCAAGATGGCCGCCGGAAACCAGCCAGTCATTATCGGCAACTTCGCCAAGCGCCTTTAAACGCGTCGAATAGGCAAGTTCGGAATCGATATCATAAACGAAGCCGATACCCGGATCCTGTGCCTGCAACGCGCTCACATGCAGCACATCGCCCCATAATAACAGCCGTTCACCACCCTTGCCGATGAGATAGCCCGTATGTCCGGGCGTGTGGCCCGGCATGGCGATGGCCTCCACATCATCCGCTATCTTTCCCGTCGGGATCGGCCGCAGCATGGCGCCGCAAATATCGAGCAGGCGCGCGGCGAGATCGAACCCGCCCTGCCGGGCGGGCGGCAGGGTCTTTCGTGCCACCTCGCTGGTGAAGAAGCCGAGATCGGCCTCGGGAACCCATATCTCCGCATTGGGAAAATAAGGCCGGTCGCCGTCGATGAGGCCAAGCGCATGGTCGCCGTGAATATGGGTGAGGATAACGCGATTGACAGCCGCCGGCTGAATTCCGGCGGCGATCATCGCCGCGCGAGCATGACCATAGGCTGCACCCCAGGCCGTGCCGCAACCGGCATCGATCAGCCAGATGCCTTCAGGCCCGGACAGCGCAAAGCAGTTGACATCCATATCCACCGTTTCACCCTCATGCCCGGCAAGAGCCGCCGCCAGCGCTTCGGCACCCTGGCGATGGATGAGATGGCCAACCGGCGCCTTGTAGACACCGTCGACAAAACGGGAAACCTCGTAAGCGCCGAAACGGCGGGAGATAGCCATATTTCAGAGACCGCCCTGTTCTTTCAGGAAACCGACGATGCGCTCCACGCCATCGCCCCGTTTCATATCGGTGAACACGAAGGGCATGGCGTTGCGCATGCGCGTCGCATCGCTGTCCATGACGGTGAGGTCAGCGCCGACATAGGGGGCGAGGTCCTTCTTGTTGATGACCAGCAGATCGGAGCGGGTAATGCCCGGCCCGCCCTTGCGCGGAATTTCCTCACCCTGGCAGACGGAAATGACATAGATGGTGATATCGGCAAGATCGGGCGAAAAGGTCGCGGCGAGATTGTCGCCGCCGGATTCGATGAAGACCAAGTCGAGATCGGGAAACCGCGCATTAAGCCCGGCAATCGCCTGTAGATTGATCGTCGCATCCTCGCGAATGGCCGTATGAGGGCAACCACCCGTCTCGACTCCGACGATACGTTCGGACGGCAGCGCCTGCATGCGCACCAGCGCCTCGGCATCTTCCTTGGTGTAGATATCATTGGTGACGACCGCGACCGAATAATCGGCGCTCATCGCCTTGCAGAGCTTTTCCGTCAACGCCGTCTTGCCAGAACCGACCGGCCCACCAATGCCGACGCGCAGCGGCCCATTACCCGATTTCATCACTCTGTTCCCTTCGATATGCTTTGGTCTTGTTTCACCATAGTCCCTCAACGGGACGCTTCAATATATGCAAGGATCGTGCCGCGCGTTTCTTCTCCCCGCCGGGGAGAAGGTGGCCCGAAGGGTCGGATGAGGGGCACCCTCTTCGAATATCGCTACCCTCGCCCCCTCATCCCGCTGCCGCGACCTTCTCCCCGGCGGGGAGAAGAAAAAAGCGGCATACGCTCGTTCAATACGATCGTCATGCAGCGCGATCAGGACCGGAAAAGCCGGGTGCCCTGCGTTTCATGGCGCATGGCTGCCGTGTCGGCGATGATCGTCGCGCTGCCGAGATCGTCGAGCGTGGATTGCATTGCCCGCGCCGCCATCTCCGCGATGATCGCCTCGCTTGCGGCCAGAATGGTAACGCCATCCTTCTGTCCCGCAACCCCGAGGCGGATGCCCGCCGAAACGAGCTGCGAAACCCCGGCATGCAAAAAGGCGGCAATCGTTTCCCTGAGCGGCACCGCATGACCGGCAGCCACCGCGCCGACAGCGATGGGATAGGGAACATCCTTCGGCAACAACGCGAGAACCGCGTGCGGCCAGGCACCGGCGGCGGCAACGAAAGCATCACCAAGAAGCACCGTCTCGCGATAGCGCTCCGCCGAACCGGCCAGCACCCGCGCCAGATCGGCCGTTTCGCTTAAGACAGCGGCGTCCTCACCGTTGCGCCAGGCTTCCGCCAGAAATAGCACGTCGTTCCAGAGACTGCCGTGACGCAGAAGCGTCTCCACCCAGCCGTGAAGCGCGGCGGCATCGCGCACACGCCGGTCTTCCACCGCCTTTTCAAGCCCGCCGGAATAGGAAAAACCACCGACGGGAAAGGCCGGCGACAGCCAGGCCATCAGCCGCAGCAGCGCGGCGACGCCGCGATCTTCACTCACGGCTCAGCCGTGATCGTGATGGTGATGCCCGTGGTCATGACCATGGGAATGGCCGCCATGGGCGTGGTAAGCGCCGCGCGCCGGCTGGAATGGCTCTTCCACCTCACGCACGGTGGCGCCCAGACCTTCC is drawn from Agrobacterium tumefaciens and contains these coding sequences:
- a CDS encoding urease accessory protein UreF, yielding MSEDRGVAALLRLMAWLSPAFPVGGFSYSGGLEKAVEDRRVRDAAALHGWVETLLRHGSLWNDVLFLAEAWRNGEDAAVLSETADLARVLAGSAERYRETVLLGDAFVAAAGAWPHAVLALLPKDVPYPIAVGAVAAGHAVPLRETIAAFLHAGVSQLVSAGIRLGVAGQKDGVTILAASEAIIAEMAARAMQSTLDDLGSATIIADTAAMRHETQGTRLFRS
- a CDS encoding Crp/Fnr family transcriptional regulator, translating into MDVNKTVKLSNRDRNILLRAPLIGIADDAAALKLMEAASVINVNARHVLFKEGETAQYFYCVLSGYVRLYRLDRHGREADVRVSGPGETFNECLIFGSDSYRYSAQAAENCTVARFELTRIRSLIDQEPAIAKAVMRCLSNSLLGTMDCIANDRLQTAPQRVAHYLINQGPRDATSFSLRLPFQKSLLAGKLGLAPEALSRAFSTLKKAGVTVRGRIVQVNDVAALKQI
- a CDS encoding efflux RND transporter permease subunit; protein product: MNFSAWSIRNPIAPLLGFALLMVLGMQAFNALPITRFPNIDVPVVAVTVTQSGASPSELEMQVTKEIEDAVAAISGVDEIQSTVTDGQSLTTVVFRIEKPTEEAVQDTKDAIDKIRSDLPADIEVPVVSKIDVEGQAIQTFAVSSPNMTLEELSWFVDDTIKRSLQGQSGIGKVDRYGGADREVRVSLSPEKLDAYGITATEVNSQLRGTNIDLGSGRGQVGGNEQTIRTLGDTRDVMQLANTTIALSNGRFVKLSELGTVKDTYEEQKSFSRFNGNPAVTFAVFRSKGASEVSVAETVAESLDQVRKDHPDVSIEMVDDAVYFTYGNYKAALDTLIEGAILAVIVVLLFLRNWRATLIAAVALPLSAIPTFWIMDLMGFSLNLVSFLALTLATGILVDDAIVEIENIARHIKMGKTPYRAALEAADEIGLAVIATSFTIIAVFVPVSFMPGIPGQYFIQFGLTVAFSVFFSLAVARLITPLMAAYLMRAEDAMDDHADNDGWLMKSYTRMVSATTRKWWARYLTLIGAIGFLVASVYLLSQVPGSFLPPDDASRVTLSVELPPNATLDETDRTTTEIFHAIRDIDGVESVFILGGASPKGDLELRRATVNVILQHIDHSLLKTLVNKGLGSLPLIGQYLPKVEEKGRLRPQWDVERDIFAKVRTIPDVRIIKLNDRAERELSFNFLSSNEKDLNDAVGVLESRLRASPILANVSSEGALPRPELQIRPRKDEIARLGITPQQISQTVRVATIGDIDAQLTKISLDDRQIPIRVQASLDTRRDLATIRALKIKTASGSLVPLYSVADIDYSEGPSSIKRNDRNRVVSIGSDVPFGTALDTSTAEFKRIVAETDLPASVRLAESGDAKVQGEMQQGFVNAMLLGLMLVLVVLILLFKDVIQPFTILFSLPLAIGGVAVALIITQNALSMPVLIGILMLMGIVTKNAILLVDFAIEMRRHGMERVHAMVEAGRKRARPIIMTSIAMSAGMLPSALGVGEGGSFRAPMAIAVIGGIIVSTVLSLIVVPAFFLIMDDFSRLLAHLFGRFFGKKEEEEEALSNEKLSEIARENSLALSSLEARVASMEKGTGDKTADKGSNILRLPPLAAE
- a CDS encoding efflux RND transporter periplasmic adaptor subunit; the protein is MQHKVTFNRFVFLLLSATALPFSAAAEGETQAPVKQQNLPSIIVAHAAKRDLVDRIIATGTIRPVDEIYVQPLVDGLSIDTLNADIGDRVEANAVLAVLSSDSLVLQKSQLEANKAKAEASVTQSKAQVLEAQANLADALRQRDRAAKLGQSGSGSVSETEKTEAAAQVAQARLDAAKQAVSAGEADIKVVDAQIDDIDLKLTRTGVKTPVTGIVSAKNAKVGAIASGAGNPLFTVIKDGAIELVADLSETDILKVKTGQKAYLTVAGGAEKIEGKVRLVSPTVDPTTRLGSVHVVLPENSPARSGMYASAEIVVEQTNALALPLSAVTSGREGSTTRKVEGDVVKQVKIETGIEDGGFIEIVSGLAAGDKVVEKAGAFVRDGDRIRPVEAQTAASN
- a CDS encoding ABC transporter permease, which encodes MTLLRHRILPILTVLLAILILWHLAVVYLNMPFARDQATRAGQTPGFFELLPQTFAQERPVLPAPHQIAAELWDTTVNKAITSKRSLIYHAGVTLSATLLGFAIGAALGILLAVAIVHNRAMDRSVMPWIIASQTIPILAVAPMIIVVLNSIGISGLLPKALISTYLSFFPIVVGMVKGLRSPETIQLDLMHTYNASPGQIFWKLRWPSALPYLFTSLKIAVAIALVGAIVGELPTGAVAGLGARLLSGSYYGQTVQIWAALFMAAGVAALLVSIIGIAHAAVLKRMGARP
- a CDS encoding ABC transporter substrate-binding protein, with the protein product MKMKLASMLLAGASLLTAFGAQAADKITLQLKWVTQAQFAGYYVAKDKGFYEAEGLDVDIKPGGPDIAPAQVLAGGGADVIVDWMPSALATREKGVPLVNIAQPFKSSGMMLTCLKETGITKPEDFKGKTLGVWFFGNEYPFLSWMAHLKIPTTGGADGVTVLKQGFNVDPLLQKQAACISTMTYNEYWQVIDAGIKPEELVTFKYEAEGVATLEDGLYVLEDKLKDAKFKEDMVKFVRASMKGWKWAEENPDDAAGIVLENDASGAQTEKHQKRMMGEVAKLTAGSKGALDKADYDRTVKTLLGGGSDPVITKEPSGAFTTEITDAALK
- the ureG gene encoding urease accessory protein UreG translates to MKSGNGPLRVGIGGPVGSGKTALTEKLCKAMSADYSVAVVTNDIYTKEDAEALVRMQALPSERIVGVETGGCPHTAIREDATINLQAIAGLNARFPDLDLVFIESGGDNLAATFSPDLADITIYVISVCQGEEIPRKGGPGITRSDLLVINKKDLAPYVGADLTVMDSDATRMRNAMPFVFTDMKRGDGVERIVGFLKEQGGL
- a CDS encoding ABC transporter permease codes for the protein MTHPGWFFGAILFWLAAWAFNEWLVRRHVSTPAAKRIGRIAVPFLFGLAILALWEGVVRGFSVPPILLPAPSAILARLASSLPILWADFRQTFIKSVLTGYVLGCGLGFAVAILIDRSPFLQRGLLPIGNFVSALPVVGIAPIMVMWFGFDWQSKVAVVVIMTFFPMLVNTVQGLAASSHMERDLMRTYAAGWWQTLLKLRLPAAWPFIFNALKINSTLALIGAIVAEFFGTPIVGMGFRISAEMGRSNVDMVWAEIAVAALAGSGFYGLVALAERAVTFWHPSVRGGRT
- a CDS encoding MBL fold metallo-hydrolase, whose protein sequence is MAISRRFGAYEVSRFVDGVYKAPVGHLIHRQGAEALAAALAGHEGETVDMDVNCFALSGPEGIWLIDAGCGTAWGAAYGHARAAMIAAGIQPAAVNRVILTHIHGDHALGLIDGDRPYFPNAEIWVPEADLGFFTSEVARKTLPPARQGGFDLAARLLDICGAMLRPIPTGKIADDVEAIAMPGHTPGHTGYLIGKGGERLLLWGDVLHVSALQAQDPGIGFVYDIDSELAYSTRLKALGEVADNDWLVSGGHLGGFFRVEREGDRFRFVPQPI